A part of Pseudomonas sp. HR96 genomic DNA contains:
- a CDS encoding DUF1302 domain-containing protein codes for MATRKEATGLPRPQFHPQPLVWALAALCGSAPLAQAFDFDTGNPDLRTRWDNTVKYSSAWRTRSQSGQLTEGSSALNVDDGDRNFDKGLISSRLDLLSEFDISYKDFGARLSGAAWYDDVYNQKNDNDSPATVNSYSVKYDHFTDDTRKLHGRQGELLDAFVYGKGELGDVPVSGRIGQYAMQWGESLFYGANGIAGGMAPIDVVKAVSVPNTQFKELIRPVKQLSGQLQLTPDVSVGAYYQLEWEANRLPGAGSYFSSFDAIGDGSERLFIGSPLFPGAQPLAFYHGQDKDAKDTGQGGLQVKWRTEDYDFGLYAIRFHDKSPQLVTTSDFAHLNALTGYAGEYSWVYPQGITALGASFSTTVESFNIAGELSTRWDQPLASTNQRTLVAGEGLSNDADDAVYATGRTLHANLSWLATLSPNVFARETSFLGEFAWNRTLSVTHNPSAVDPNADRDAWSFRTVYEPMYRQAFSGMDISVPLGLSFTHGASEALGTAFGSNRGGDMNIGVKGNYLNTWNLGLTYTHYYGPASTFLDASNNYSFEQSLKDRDFVAFSVSRTF; via the coding sequence ATGGCCACTCGCAAAGAAGCGACCGGATTGCCGCGCCCGCAGTTTCACCCCCAGCCACTGGTCTGGGCCCTGGCCGCACTGTGCGGCAGCGCGCCGCTGGCCCAGGCGTTCGATTTCGACACCGGCAACCCCGACCTGCGCACGCGCTGGGACAACACCGTCAAATACAGCTCCGCCTGGCGCACCAGGAGCCAGTCCGGGCAGCTGACCGAGGGCAGCAGCGCGCTCAACGTCGACGACGGCGACCGCAACTTCGACAAGGGCCTGATCTCCAGCCGCCTGGACCTGCTCTCCGAATTCGACATCAGCTACAAGGACTTCGGCGCGCGCCTGAGCGGCGCGGCCTGGTACGACGATGTCTACAACCAGAAGAACGACAACGACTCGCCGGCCACCGTCAACAGCTACTCGGTGAAATACGACCATTTCACCGATGATACCCGCAAGCTCCATGGCCGCCAGGGCGAACTGCTCGACGCTTTCGTCTACGGCAAGGGCGAGCTCGGCGACGTACCGGTGTCCGGGCGCATCGGCCAGTACGCCATGCAGTGGGGCGAGAGCCTGTTCTACGGCGCCAACGGCATCGCCGGCGGCATGGCGCCGATCGACGTGGTCAAAGCGGTGTCGGTGCCCAACACCCAGTTCAAGGAGCTGATCCGGCCGGTCAAGCAACTGTCCGGGCAGCTGCAGCTGACGCCTGATGTCTCGGTGGGTGCCTACTACCAGCTGGAGTGGGAGGCCAACCGGTTGCCCGGCGCCGGCAGCTATTTTTCCTCCTTCGACGCCATCGGCGACGGCAGCGAGCGGCTGTTCATCGGCTCGCCGCTGTTCCCCGGAGCCCAGCCGCTGGCGTTCTACCACGGCCAGGACAAGGACGCCAAGGACACCGGCCAGGGCGGCCTGCAGGTCAAATGGCGTACCGAGGATTACGACTTCGGCCTGTACGCCATCCGCTTCCACGACAAGAGCCCGCAGCTGGTCACCACCTCCGATTTCGCTCACCTCAATGCCTTGACCGGGTATGCCGGCGAATACAGCTGGGTCTACCCGCAAGGCATCACGGCGCTGGGGGCGAGCTTCTCGACCACGGTGGAGAGCTTCAACATCGCCGGTGAATTGTCGACTCGCTGGGACCAGCCCCTGGCCTCGACCAACCAGCGCACGCTGGTGGCGGGCGAGGGCCTGTCCAACGATGCCGACGACGCGGTGTACGCCACCGGCCGCACGCTGCACGCCAACCTCTCGTGGCTGGCGACCTTGAGCCCGAACGTTTTTGCCCGCGAGACCAGCTTTCTCGGCGAGTTCGCCTGGAACCGCACCCTGAGCGTGACCCACAACCCCTCGGCCGTGGACCCCAATGCCGACCGCGATGCCTGGAGCTTTCGCACCGTCTACGAACCCATGTACCGCCAGGCGTTCTCCGGCATGGACATCAGCGTGCCGCTGGGCCTGAGCTTCACCCATGGCGCCTCCGAAGCGCTGGGCACGGCGTTCGGCAGCAATCGCGGCGGCGACATGAACATCGGCGTCAAGGGCAACTACCTCAATACCTGGAACCTGGGCCTGACCTACACCCATTACTACGGGCCTGCCAGCACCTTTCTCGATGCCAGCAACAACTACAGCTTCGAACAATCGCTCAAGGACCGGGATTTCGTGGCCTTCAGCGTCAGCCGAACCTTTTGA
- a CDS encoding alpha/beta hydrolase family protein has product MFRYFPTNYVWNLSVDLAIEMGARIGEIEEMCAPLQESARHPDAAGTQAFRETWSQMADKLCGLAEEDEARGRLLSAGEKYNRAATYYITCERLQAHGAPAREALYQRFLGTFARGLRLSGENCERVEIPYEGTVLSGLYTRAEGVQGRAPILVQVNGLDSTKEMKYRVGLPAWLARRGVASLVIDQPGTGEALRLHNLTARHDSEHWASPVVDWLEQRDDIDPRRIGLEGVSLGGYYCPRAVAFEPRFACGVVWGANHDWRDVQKRRLANEGNLPVPHYWKHVCWVWGAKDIEGFMTLAEQVHLDGILDRIKVPFLVTHGEQDSQIPLKWAERTYEQLVNSPQRELKIFTAREGGVQHSSFDNSINAGHYIADWVAETLGGRTA; this is encoded by the coding sequence ATGTTCCGCTACTTCCCCACCAATTACGTCTGGAACCTCTCCGTGGACCTCGCCATCGAGATGGGCGCGCGCATCGGCGAAATCGAGGAGATGTGCGCGCCTCTGCAGGAAAGCGCCCGCCATCCGGATGCCGCCGGCACCCAGGCCTTTCGCGAAACCTGGTCGCAAATGGCCGACAAGCTCTGCGGCCTGGCCGAGGAAGACGAAGCACGCGGCCGCTTGCTCTCGGCGGGCGAAAAATACAACCGCGCCGCCACGTACTACATCACCTGCGAGCGCCTCCAGGCCCACGGCGCCCCGGCACGCGAGGCGCTCTACCAGCGCTTTCTCGGCACCTTCGCCCGCGGCCTGCGGCTCTCGGGCGAGAACTGCGAGCGGGTCGAAATCCCCTATGAGGGCACCGTGCTGTCGGGCCTCTACACCCGCGCCGAAGGCGTGCAGGGTCGGGCGCCGATCCTGGTCCAGGTCAACGGACTGGACTCCACCAAGGAGATGAAATACCGCGTCGGCCTGCCGGCCTGGCTGGCGCGGCGCGGCGTGGCGTCGCTGGTCATCGACCAGCCGGGCACCGGCGAGGCGCTGCGCCTGCACAACCTCACCGCCCGCCACGACAGCGAGCACTGGGCCAGCCCCGTGGTCGACTGGCTGGAGCAGCGTGACGACATCGACCCGCGCCGCATCGGCCTGGAAGGTGTGTCCCTGGGTGGCTACTACTGCCCGCGCGCGGTGGCTTTCGAGCCGCGTTTCGCCTGCGGCGTGGTGTGGGGCGCCAACCACGACTGGCGCGACGTGCAGAAGCGCCGGCTGGCCAACGAAGGCAACCTGCCGGTGCCGCACTACTGGAAGCACGTGTGCTGGGTCTGGGGCGCCAAGGACATCGAGGGGTTCATGACCCTGGCCGAGCAGGTGCATCTGGACGGCATCCTCGACCGCATCAAGGTGCCCTTCCTGGTGACCCACGGCGAGCAGGACAGCCAGATTCCGCTCAAGTGGGCCGAGCGCACCTACGAGCAGCTGGTCAACAGCCCGCAGCGCGAGCTGAAGATCTTCACCGCGCGCGAGGGCGGCGTGCAGCACTCCAGCTTCGACAACAGCATCAACGCCGGGCACTACATCGCCGACTGGGTCGCTGAAACCCTGGGCGGCCGCACGGCCTGA
- a CDS encoding lipase family protein, translated as MSDRRCFRGVRWSLTWLFCLLPAWAQAAQPGEVIDSQVLKTFSAQAMNAGLGDQRSYIGAARCDVQLVDLTYATRGVHGEPATASAMLLLPEGEHCAGPYPLLGWARGTDTQRSSEQAQALLASGDSALLAFFAAQGYAVVATDYLGLGRSDYRFHPYLHADSEASAIIDSMRAARHLSATLGHPLSGKVLLAGYSQGGHAAMAAQRAMERDDAGEFDLVASAPMSGPYALSQTFRDSWSGTTAAGANALAPYLLAYALAGMQGVYGDIYQHPDQVFRPPWAALLDSDFPGPANLFDLLHRQALPAVTQIEQLRQPAFTRAFIDDPQNPFRQALARNDLLDWTPRTPTLLCGSQRDGVVAYANSQAAAAAFTARHAPVKLLDVSAQIPADVDGVHVHTSATAYLCLGAVRTQLFEPALGLR; from the coding sequence ATGTCTGATCGAAGGTGTTTTCGCGGCGTCAGGTGGTCGCTGACCTGGCTGTTCTGCCTGCTGCCCGCCTGGGCTCAGGCGGCGCAGCCGGGCGAGGTGATCGACAGCCAGGTGTTGAAAACCTTCAGTGCGCAGGCCATGAACGCAGGCCTGGGTGACCAGCGCAGCTACATCGGTGCGGCGCGCTGCGATGTGCAACTGGTGGACCTGACCTACGCCACCCGCGGGGTGCATGGCGAGCCGGCGACGGCCTCGGCCATGCTGCTGTTGCCCGAGGGCGAACACTGCGCCGGGCCATACCCCTTGCTCGGCTGGGCACGCGGCACCGATACCCAGCGCAGTTCGGAGCAGGCCCAGGCACTGCTGGCCAGCGGCGACAGCGCCTTGCTGGCGTTCTTCGCCGCCCAGGGCTACGCCGTGGTGGCCACGGACTATCTGGGGCTGGGACGCTCGGATTATCGCTTTCATCCCTACCTGCACGCCGACTCCGAAGCCAGCGCGATCATCGATTCGATGCGCGCGGCCCGGCACCTGAGTGCAACCCTTGGCCATCCGTTGTCGGGCAAGGTGCTGCTGGCCGGTTATTCCCAGGGCGGGCATGCGGCGATGGCGGCGCAGCGGGCGATGGAGCGCGACGACGCCGGCGAATTCGACCTGGTCGCCAGCGCGCCGATGTCCGGGCCCTATGCCCTGTCGCAGACCTTCCGCGACAGCTGGTCCGGGACCACCGCGGCCGGCGCCAATGCCCTGGCACCGTACCTGCTGGCCTACGCGCTGGCGGGCATGCAGGGGGTGTACGGCGACATCTACCAGCACCCCGACCAGGTGTTCCGCCCGCCCTGGGCCGCGTTGCTGGACAGCGATTTCCCTGGCCCGGCCAATCTCTTCGACCTGCTCCATCGCCAGGCCTTGCCGGCGGTCACGCAGATCGAGCAACTGCGCCAACCGGCCTTCACCCGGGCGTTTATCGACGACCCGCAGAACCCGTTCCGCCAGGCCCTGGCGCGCAACGACCTGCTGGACTGGACGCCACGCACGCCGACCCTGCTGTGCGGTTCGCAACGCGACGGCGTGGTGGCCTACGCCAACAGCCAGGCCGCCGCAGCCGCATTCACCGCGCGGCATGCCCCGGTCAAGCTGCTGGATGTCAGCGCCCAGATCCCGGCCGACGTCGACGGCGTGCACGTGCACACCAGCGCGACCGCCTACCTGTGCCTGGGCGCGGTGCGCACGCAGCTGTTCGAACCGGCGCTGGGATTGCGCTGA
- a CDS encoding amidohydrolase family protein, with translation MSRTQSLQTHAPRMHVNCNTLFTGLEDSTRQGQRLVIENGVFTYVGPQASAPLPAAEDQVIDASAHFVMPGLVDVHTHLVFGNAKSEEDIDLHVSPEFRALRGLFFTQHVLAAGYTSVVVPGDAGQCSISVRNAINAGLFTGPRIAASSNVIANRQSLNDWFPSWVGTPEYFSGRLCATRDEQLAEIRRQAKDGVDLMKIAMDGPHFRPNGEHIAAFTEDETRFMVDEIHRLGKKVAVHAYGREAVFYAAKAGVDVIFHGFFMDDACIEAILQSGSHVAPTLTMLANNTEFAEPYEASTKSGYAAMQRRVIDAGCRNLRRAFEAGVPFMTGSDSGFAITPYGEWHAREIEILVDWLGLTPAQALRAATSVSAKMMPGPQPVGALEVGRRADFIFVDGSPLDNVGILQERSRLAGVYLGGRRIEAQVPGYDPNRVSDFNTVKWSELHTRQRAIDLGKRAPSALKPH, from the coding sequence ATGTCACGCACCCAATCCCTACAGACCCATGCCCCACGTATGCATGTCAACTGCAACACCCTGTTCACCGGCCTGGAGGACAGCACCCGGCAGGGCCAGCGCCTGGTGATCGAGAACGGCGTCTTCACCTACGTCGGCCCGCAGGCGAGCGCGCCGCTACCGGCCGCCGAGGATCAAGTGATCGACGCCAGCGCGCATTTCGTCATGCCAGGGCTGGTGGACGTGCACACCCACCTGGTGTTCGGCAACGCCAAGAGCGAGGAGGACATCGACCTGCACGTCTCGCCCGAGTTTCGTGCGCTGCGCGGGCTGTTCTTCACCCAGCACGTGCTGGCGGCCGGCTACACCTCGGTGGTAGTGCCCGGTGATGCCGGCCAATGCAGCATCTCGGTGCGCAACGCGATCAATGCCGGCTTGTTCACCGGGCCGCGCATCGCCGCCAGCAGCAACGTCATTGCCAACCGCCAGAGCCTCAACGACTGGTTTCCCAGCTGGGTCGGCACGCCGGAGTATTTCAGCGGCCGGCTGTGCGCGACCCGCGACGAGCAGCTCGCGGAAATCCGCCGCCAGGCCAAGGACGGCGTCGACCTGATGAAGATTGCCATGGACGGCCCGCACTTTCGGCCCAACGGCGAGCACATCGCCGCCTTCACCGAAGACGAAACCCGCTTCATGGTCGACGAGATTCACCGCCTGGGCAAAAAGGTCGCGGTGCACGCCTATGGCCGCGAAGCGGTGTTCTACGCCGCCAAGGCCGGGGTCGACGTGATCTTCCACGGTTTTTTCATGGACGACGCCTGCATCGAGGCCATCCTGCAGTCGGGCAGCCACGTGGCGCCGACCCTGACCATGCTGGCCAACAACACCGAGTTCGCCGAACCCTACGAAGCCTCGACCAAGTCCGGCTATGCCGCCATGCAGCGACGGGTGATCGACGCCGGCTGCCGCAACCTGCGCCGGGCCTTCGAGGCCGGCGTGCCGTTCATGACCGGCAGCGACAGCGGCTTTGCCATCACCCCTTATGGCGAATGGCACGCCCGCGAGATCGAGATTCTGGTCGACTGGCTCGGCCTGACTCCCGCCCAGGCCCTGCGCGCGGCCACCTCGGTGTCGGCGAAGATGATGCCCGGCCCGCAGCCGGTCGGGGCCCTGGAAGTGGGCCGGCGGGCCGACTTCATCTTTGTCGACGGCTCGCCGCTGGACAACGTCGGGATCCTGCAGGAGCGCTCGCGCCTGGCCGGGGTGTACCTGGGCGGGCGGCGCATCGAGGCCCAGGTGCCGGGCTACGACCCCAACCGGGTCAGCGATTTCAACACGGTGAAGTGGTCGGAGCTGCACACCCGCCAGCGCGCCATCGACCTGGGCAAGCGCGCGCCATCTGCCCTGAAACCCCATTGA
- a CDS encoding LysR family transcriptional regulator, translating into MRFNHLDLNLLVALDVLLEEQNITRAAVRLHMTQSALSGILRRLRTYFEDELLVQVGRSMTPTLLGKDLQIPVREVLLKIQTSIAAKPVFDVATSKRHFRIMASDYLINVLFAEVIHRIGAEAANVTFELMSPGETAVEMLMRGEIDLMIAPEQHINTEHPSQLLFEEQHVCVVWQGNSSVSEPFTLENYLQLGHVAAAFGRSRTPAIEQWFMHQYGCQRRLEVITHDFNTIPHLLIGTERIATMHSRLAALYAQLLPLRLLAPPVKLPVMREYMAWHRSLDGDAMLIWLRAKLLETVQTFSNPALA; encoded by the coding sequence ATGCGCTTCAACCATCTGGATCTCAACCTGCTGGTGGCTCTCGATGTGCTGCTCGAAGAGCAGAACATCACCCGCGCCGCCGTGCGCCTGCACATGACCCAGTCCGCCCTGAGCGGCATCCTGCGCCGGCTGCGCACCTACTTCGAAGACGAATTGCTGGTCCAGGTCGGGCGCAGCATGACCCCCACCCTGCTGGGCAAGGACCTGCAGATCCCGGTGCGCGAAGTGCTGCTCAAGATCCAGACCTCGATCGCCGCCAAGCCGGTGTTCGACGTCGCGACCAGCAAGCGCCACTTTCGCATCATGGCCTCGGATTACCTGATCAACGTGCTGTTCGCCGAGGTCATCCACCGCATTGGCGCGGAAGCGGCGAACGTCACCTTCGAACTGATGAGCCCCGGGGAAACCGCTGTCGAGATGCTCATGCGCGGCGAGATCGACCTGATGATCGCCCCTGAGCAGCACATCAACACCGAGCATCCTTCGCAGCTGTTGTTCGAGGAGCAGCACGTGTGCGTGGTGTGGCAAGGCAACAGCAGCGTCAGCGAGCCCTTCACCCTGGAGAACTACCTGCAGCTGGGGCATGTGGCGGCTGCTTTCGGCCGCAGCCGCACCCCTGCCATCGAACAGTGGTTCATGCACCAGTACGGCTGCCAGCGGCGGCTGGAGGTGATCACCCACGACTTCAACACCATCCCGCACCTGCTGATCGGCACCGAGCGCATTGCCACGATGCACAGCCGCCTGGCCGCGCTCTACGCGCAACTGCTGCCGCTGCGCCTGCTGGCGCCGCCGGTGAAGTTGCCGGTGATGCGCGAATACATGGCCTGGCACCGCAGCCTGGATGGCGATGCGATGCTGATCTGGCTGCGCGCCAAGCTGCTGGAAACCGTGCAGACCTTCAGCAACCCCGCCCTGGCCTGA
- a CDS encoding ATP-binding cassette domain-containing protein yields the protein MFDLQAVTFSVAERQLLQPLDLQLQHGRITGLIGHNGSGKSTLIKLLARQHAPSSGQLHLDGVPLQRWSARDFARQVAYLPQNPPPADELTVRELVGLGRYPWHGAFGRFGREDHAQVDRALELTATSGYAGQRVDELSGGERQRVWLAMLLAQNSRYLLLDEPTSALDIAHQVEVLALVRQLSHELGLGVIVVLHEINMAGRYCDHLVALHSGRLLTQGAPAEIIDSPTLQAIYGIAMGVLPHPVDGSPLSFHF from the coding sequence ATGTTCGACCTTCAAGCCGTGACCTTCAGCGTTGCCGAACGCCAGCTCCTGCAGCCCCTGGACCTGCAACTGCAGCACGGGCGCATCACCGGCCTGATCGGCCACAACGGGTCGGGCAAGTCGACATTGATCAAGCTGCTGGCGCGCCAGCACGCCCCCAGCAGCGGCCAGCTGCACCTGGACGGCGTACCGCTGCAGCGCTGGAGTGCGCGGGACTTTGCCCGCCAGGTCGCCTACCTGCCGCAGAACCCGCCGCCGGCCGACGAGCTGACCGTACGCGAACTGGTGGGGCTGGGGCGCTATCCTTGGCACGGGGCCTTTGGCCGCTTCGGCCGCGAGGACCACGCCCAGGTCGATCGCGCCCTGGAGCTGACCGCCACGTCCGGCTATGCCGGGCAGCGGGTCGACGAGTTGTCCGGCGGCGAGCGCCAGCGCGTCTGGCTGGCCATGCTGCTGGCGCAGAACAGTCGCTACCTGCTGCTCGACGAGCCGACTTCGGCACTGGACATCGCCCACCAGGTCGAGGTGCTCGCGCTGGTGCGCCAGCTCAGTCATGAGTTGGGGCTGGGGGTGATCGTGGTGCTGCACGAGATCAACATGGCCGGCCGTTATTGCGATCATCTGGTGGCGCTGCACAGCGGCCGCCTGCTGACCCAGGGCGCCCCGGCCGAGATCATCGACAGCCCTACCCTGCAAGCCATCTACGGCATCGCCATGGGCGTACTGCCGCATCCGGTGGATGGCAGCCCGCTGAGTTTTCATTTCTAG
- a CDS encoding GlcG/HbpS family heme-binding protein, whose product MTRLTLAVADRMVDAALLEGTRLQLQPLCVAVLDAGGHLLALKRDERASLLRPQIANGKASSVLGMGLGGRELARRAERMPAFFNALSDLAAGNMVPVAGGVLIRAEHGEVLGAIGISGDTSDNDERCALAAVEACGLLGDGGGS is encoded by the coding sequence ATGACTCGATTGACCCTGGCCGTGGCCGACCGCATGGTCGACGCGGCGCTGCTCGAAGGTACGCGCCTGCAATTGCAGCCGCTGTGCGTTGCAGTGCTCGACGCCGGCGGCCACCTGCTGGCGCTCAAGCGCGACGAGCGCGCCAGCCTGCTGCGCCCGCAGATCGCCAATGGCAAGGCCAGCTCGGTGCTGGGCATGGGCCTGGGCGGCCGCGAGCTGGCGCGCCGCGCCGAACGCATGCCGGCGTTTTTCAACGCCTTGAGCGACCTGGCCGCCGGCAACATGGTGCCAGTGGCCGGCGGCGTGTTGATACGCGCCGAGCACGGTGAGGTGCTGGGCGCCATCGGCATCAGCGGCGACACCTCGGACAACGACGAGCGCTGCGCCCTGGCCGCCGTAGAGGCGTGCGGCCTGCTCGGCGACGGCGGCGGCAGCTGA
- a CDS encoding VOC family protein translates to MNIIGPEYLVFGVDDVAACVQYLIDYGLKPLDVGAQGGYLEALDGTGVLIRRRDDAHLPAAMDTASSLRETVYGVADEATLRAIEDELRKDREVTRSDDGVLHAVDDMGFALGFRISQRRPLALPGEISNAPGSSVQRRVNSLGASHEMAALPRSLSHVVYFVPDADRAEAFYTRLGFVCTDRFIGTGPFLRPAGTLDHHTLFFIQTPPFMKGIEHFTFHMAGPTEVMLAGTRFVEKGYESFWGPGRHQLGSNWFWYFNSPLGCHVEYDADMDLHDDSWAPRVAPSTADTSQYFLFEHREKWMPGGKPE, encoded by the coding sequence ATGAACATTATCGGACCGGAATACCTGGTATTCGGCGTCGACGACGTTGCCGCCTGCGTGCAGTACCTGATCGACTACGGCCTCAAGCCGCTCGACGTTGGCGCCCAGGGCGGCTACCTGGAAGCGCTGGATGGCACCGGCGTGCTGATCCGCCGCCGCGACGACGCCCACCTGCCCGCCGCCATGGACACCGCCAGCAGCCTGCGCGAAACCGTCTACGGCGTGGCCGACGAAGCCACGCTGCGCGCCATCGAAGACGAGTTGCGCAAGGACCGCGAGGTCACGCGCAGTGACGATGGCGTGCTGCATGCCGTCGACGACATGGGCTTTGCCCTGGGCTTTCGCATCAGCCAGCGCCGGCCACTGGCGCTGCCCGGCGAAATCAGCAACGCGCCGGGCTCCAGCGTGCAACGGCGGGTCAACAGCCTGGGTGCCAGCCACGAGATGGCGGCCCTGCCCCGCAGCCTGTCCCACGTGGTGTACTTCGTCCCCGACGCCGACCGCGCCGAGGCCTTCTACACCCGACTGGGCTTCGTCTGCACCGACCGCTTCATCGGCACCGGCCCGTTCCTGCGCCCGGCCGGCACCCTGGACCACCACACCCTGTTCTTCATCCAGACCCCGCCGTTCATGAAGGGCATCGAGCACTTCACCTTCCACATGGCCGGGCCGACCGAAGTGATGCTCGCCGGCACCCGCTTCGTCGAAAAGGGCTATGAGTCGTTCTGGGGCCCGGGCCGCCACCAGCTGGGTTCCAACTGGTTCTGGTACTTCAACAGCCCGCTGGGCTGCCACGTGGAGTACGACGCCGACATGGACCTGCACGACGACAGCTGGGCGCCACGAGTGGCGCCGTCGACGGCCGATACCTCGCAGTATTTTCTGTTTGAGCACCGGGAGAAATGGATGCCGGGGGGCAAGCCGGAGTAA
- a CDS encoding FAD-dependent oxidoreductase, translated as MSEVNKVLVVGGGIGGLCAAIALRREGVAVDLVEIKSDWTVYGVGIIQQSNVVREMARLGVLDRYLDAAYSFEDVGIYDLEGNPLARIPGQRLAGPQYPANVGISRLALHQVLSGSAIELGAQIRLGLTVESLEQDDEGVDVLFSDASRGRYDLVVGADGVYSKIRSLLFGDKYRPRFTGQAVWRYNFPRDPSIDHLASYMGPAGNAGLVPLSDTLMYMFSTSHEPDNPWYPPEQLAPLMRQRIANIGGLVGSLREQITDSRQVVYKPMEVVFVDEPWFKGRVLLIGDAAHATTPHLGQGAGMAIEDALVLSMELVAGGSLEQKLGRFMQRRFERCKFISEKSVLAGDREMARDASFDRIGLTRQMLHLTAEPI; from the coding sequence ATGAGCGAAGTCAACAAGGTGCTGGTGGTGGGCGGTGGCATCGGCGGGTTGTGCGCCGCCATTGCCCTGCGACGCGAGGGTGTGGCGGTGGACCTGGTGGAGATCAAGTCCGACTGGACGGTGTACGGCGTCGGCATCATCCAGCAGAGCAATGTGGTGCGCGAAATGGCCCGCCTGGGCGTGCTCGACCGCTACCTGGATGCCGCCTACAGCTTCGAGGACGTAGGCATCTACGACCTCGAAGGCAACCCTTTGGCGCGCATCCCCGGCCAGCGCCTGGCCGGTCCGCAGTACCCGGCCAACGTCGGTATCTCGCGCCTGGCGCTGCACCAGGTGCTGAGCGGCAGCGCCATCGAACTGGGTGCGCAGATTCGCCTGGGGCTGACCGTCGAGAGCCTGGAGCAGGACGACGAGGGCGTCGACGTCCTGTTCAGCGATGCCAGCCGCGGGCGCTACGACCTGGTGGTGGGTGCCGACGGCGTCTATTCGAAGATCCGCAGCCTGCTGTTCGGCGACAAGTATCGGCCGCGCTTCACCGGCCAGGCGGTGTGGCGCTACAACTTCCCGCGCGACCCGTCCATCGACCACCTGGCCAGCTACATGGGGCCTGCCGGCAATGCCGGGCTGGTGCCGCTCTCCGACACGCTCATGTACATGTTCTCCACCTCCCACGAGCCGGACAACCCCTGGTACCCGCCCGAGCAGCTGGCGCCGTTGATGCGCCAACGCATCGCCAACATCGGCGGCCTGGTCGGCAGCCTGCGCGAGCAGATCACCGACAGCCGCCAGGTGGTCTACAAGCCCATGGAAGTGGTGTTCGTCGACGAGCCCTGGTTCAAGGGCCGGGTCCTGCTCATCGGCGACGCTGCCCACGCGACCACGCCGCACCTGGGGCAGGGCGCCGGCATGGCCATCGAAGACGCGCTGGTGCTGAGCATGGAGCTGGTGGCCGGCGGCAGCCTGGAACAGAAGCTCGGCCGTTTCATGCAGCGACGCTTCGAGCGCTGCAAGTTCATCAGCGAAAAGTCGGTGCTGGCGGGCGATCGGGAAATGGCCCGTGACGCCAGCTTCGATCGCATCGGCCTGACCCGGCAGATGCTGCACCTCACCGCCGAGCCCATTTGA
- a CDS encoding Rieske (2Fe-2S) protein has product MSRQPRPGALYLCPADSLDEGRARGFDPYGEGRDTVLVARWQGRLHAWLNRCPHLDVAMQYRKDRFMSGDGQHIVCFAHGALFRPDSGLCVLGPCLGQSLQGRELVIDDDSAVWLVNVPQAACTL; this is encoded by the coding sequence GTGAGCCGCCAGCCGCGCCCGGGCGCGCTGTACCTGTGCCCCGCCGACAGCCTGGACGAGGGCCGCGCGCGCGGCTTCGACCCGTACGGCGAGGGCCGCGACACCGTACTGGTGGCGCGCTGGCAGGGCCGCCTGCACGCCTGGCTCAACCGCTGCCCGCACCTGGACGTCGCCATGCAATACCGCAAGGACCGCTTCATGTCTGGCGATGGCCAGCACATCGTCTGCTTCGCCCACGGGGCGCTGTTCCGGCCCGACTCCGGGCTCTGCGTGCTCGGCCCGTGCCTGGGCCAGTCGCTGCAGGGCCGCGAGCTGGTGATCGACGACGACAGCGCGGTGTGGCTGGTGAACGTCCCGCAAGCGGCCTGCACCCTATAA